A stretch of Streptomyces vietnamensis DNA encodes these proteins:
- a CDS encoding nucleotidyltransferase family protein, with the protein MHTTPTQAVVLAGGQGTRLRPYTDDRPKPMVEIPGTGTPIIGHQLSWLAAEGVTDAVVSCGHLAEVLQEWLASADLPLKVTTVVETEPLGRGGGLKYAATHLPAPDQPWYATNGDIWTRFSLREMAAFHTERDALATLALARPRIPWGAVETDKFGNVTDFIEAPPSPFLINAGVYVFAAAFTELLPDLGDHERTTFPRLARERRLAGFPLPHGAYWRAIDTAKDLTEAARELAAQKA; encoded by the coding sequence ATGCACACCACTCCGACGCAGGCCGTGGTCCTGGCGGGCGGCCAGGGCACACGGCTCCGCCCTTACACCGACGACCGCCCCAAGCCGATGGTCGAGATCCCGGGCACCGGGACCCCGATCATCGGCCATCAGCTTTCCTGGCTGGCCGCCGAGGGCGTGACCGACGCCGTCGTCTCCTGCGGACACCTCGCCGAGGTGCTCCAGGAGTGGCTGGCCTCCGCCGACCTGCCGCTCAAGGTGACGACGGTCGTCGAGACCGAACCCCTCGGGCGCGGTGGCGGCCTCAAGTACGCCGCCACGCACCTGCCGGCCCCGGACCAGCCCTGGTACGCCACGAACGGCGACATCTGGACCCGCTTCTCGCTGCGCGAGATGGCCGCCTTCCACACCGAGCGGGACGCCCTCGCGACGCTCGCCCTGGCCCGCCCCCGGATCCCGTGGGGCGCCGTCGAGACCGACAAGTTCGGGAACGTCACCGACTTCATCGAGGCGCCGCCGTCGCCGTTCCTGATCAACGCCGGCGTGTACGTCTTCGCCGCGGCCTTCACGGAGCTCCTCCCCGACCTCGGCGACCACGAGCGGACCACCTTCCCCCGCCTCGCCCGCGAACGGCGCCTGGCGGGCTTCCCGCTGCCCCACGGCGCGTACTGGAGGGCCATCGACACCGCGAAGGACCTGACGGAGGCGGCCAGGGAACTGGCCGCCCAGAAGGCCTGA
- a CDS encoding ABC transporter ATP-binding protein — protein MASVTFDKATRIYPGATKPSVDQLDIEIADGEFLVLVGPSGCGKSTSLRMLAGLEDVNAGSIRIGDRDVTHLPPKDRDIAMVFQNYALYPHMTVADNMGFALKIAGVNKSEIRAKVEEAAKILDLTEYLDRKPKALSGGQRQRVAMGRAIVREPQVFLMDEPLSNLDAKLRVSTRTQIAGLQRRLGITTVYVTHDQTEALTMGDRVAVLKDGLLQQVDSPRNMYDKPANLFVAGFIGSPAMNLVEVPITDGGVKFGNSVVPVTRDAIAAASAAGDTTVTVGVRPEHFDVQGATSKDGLAVTVNVVEELGSDGFVYGTTRVGGEDKDLVVRVGGRDVPAKGSTLHVVPRADELHVFSTSTGARLSD, from the coding sequence ATGGCTTCGGTCACGTTCGACAAGGCCACCCGTATCTACCCGGGTGCCACCAAGCCCTCCGTCGACCAGCTCGACATCGAGATCGCGGACGGCGAGTTCCTCGTCCTCGTCGGCCCCTCCGGCTGCGGCAAGTCGACCTCCCTGCGCATGCTCGCGGGTCTCGAGGACGTCAACGCCGGCTCCATCCGGATCGGTGACCGCGACGTCACTCACCTGCCGCCGAAGGACCGGGACATCGCGATGGTGTTCCAGAACTACGCGCTGTACCCGCACATGACCGTCGCCGACAACATGGGCTTCGCGCTCAAGATCGCCGGCGTGAACAAGTCGGAGATCCGCGCCAAGGTCGAGGAGGCCGCGAAGATCCTCGACCTCACCGAGTACCTCGACCGCAAGCCGAAGGCGCTCTCCGGCGGTCAGCGCCAGCGCGTCGCGATGGGCCGCGCCATCGTCCGCGAGCCGCAGGTCTTCCTCATGGACGAGCCGCTGTCGAACCTCGACGCCAAGCTCCGCGTCTCGACCCGTACGCAGATCGCCGGCCTCCAGCGCCGTCTGGGCATCACCACGGTCTACGTCACGCACGACCAGACCGAGGCCCTCACCATGGGCGACCGCGTCGCCGTCCTGAAGGACGGTCTGCTCCAGCAGGTCGACTCGCCGCGCAACATGTACGACAAGCCCGCCAACCTCTTCGTCGCCGGCTTCATCGGCTCCCCGGCGATGAACCTGGTCGAGGTCCCGATCACCGACGGCGGCGTGAAGTTCGGCAACAGCGTCGTCCCGGTCACCCGTGACGCCATCGCCGCCGCCTCCGCCGCCGGCGACACCACCGTCACGGTCGGCGTCCGCCCCGAGCACTTCGACGTGCAGGGCGCGACCTCGAAGGACGGCCTGGCCGTCACCGTCAACGTCGTCGAGGAGCTCGGCTCGGACGGCTTCGTGTACGGCACCACCCGCGTCGGCGGCGAGGACAAGGACCTGGTGGTCCGCGTCGGCGGCCGTGACGTGCCCGCCAAGGGCTCCACGCTGCACGTCGTGCCGCGCGCCGACGAGCTGCACGTCTTCTCGACGTCGACGGGCGCGCGCCTCAGCGACTGA
- a CDS encoding FG-GAP repeat domain-containing protein, giving the protein MRRIVALGGTAALLVAGLVSGAGAASAAGQDVVDFEFDNRVLQPGEGWTELSPTGLEGTPDGTLIYTLSKAPLTDPAWTKAGLPTGLSLDPDTSCKAQPGVVGVYLCSISEDNPFPSIEIEAAASTADNTTLHYGAVYAPRGTDLAKAVKDAQIVGSLPQDGTHAARTVTAKTLAHVARNTLALNAPSLRPGATVTHSVTLHAVDEGTLDVSFMPAQGMRDWEEGETQVTLTNVRASSPIADCDASVNLDYGGITCRIDLGQSSPTDVTVSYDLKTGATAAAWNIEASAIYGVYDFGTGNPEKSATFPIVSSRPVPTHYAMLARDKSGNLLWHYGTGKATAPFRDWTENVGRGWGVYNSLAKLSPITVQAKGGGIVGRDTSGVLWYYRTTGVDWEPLTARTKVGTGWGIYNNLTGVGDVTGDRKADLLARDASGVLWLYKGTGTTTAPFATRVRVGSGWGAYNQLTGPGDLNGDGKADLLARDTTGALWLYKGTGVATAPFAARVKVGTGWGAYPQLTGPGDLTDDGKADLVARDATGTFWLYKGTGVATAPFAARVKIGTGWGDTPGTSYNYLF; this is encoded by the coding sequence GTGCGAAGAATCGTCGCTCTCGGGGGGACGGCCGCGCTGCTCGTGGCCGGTCTGGTCTCCGGGGCCGGTGCGGCGTCCGCCGCCGGTCAGGACGTGGTCGACTTCGAGTTCGACAACCGGGTGCTGCAGCCCGGTGAGGGCTGGACCGAGCTGTCCCCGACCGGCCTCGAGGGCACCCCCGACGGCACCCTGATCTACACCCTGAGCAAGGCACCGCTGACCGACCCGGCCTGGACGAAGGCGGGTCTGCCCACCGGGCTGAGCCTGGACCCGGACACCTCCTGCAAGGCCCAGCCGGGCGTGGTCGGCGTGTACCTGTGCTCGATCAGCGAGGACAACCCGTTCCCGTCGATCGAGATCGAGGCCGCCGCGTCGACCGCCGACAACACCACGCTCCACTACGGCGCCGTCTACGCCCCGCGGGGCACGGACCTCGCCAAGGCCGTCAAGGACGCGCAGATCGTCGGCAGCCTGCCGCAGGACGGCACGCACGCCGCCCGTACGGTCACGGCGAAGACGCTCGCGCACGTCGCCCGGAACACGCTGGCCCTGAACGCCCCGTCCCTGCGGCCGGGCGCCACGGTCACCCACTCCGTCACCCTGCACGCGGTGGACGAGGGCACGCTCGACGTGTCGTTCATGCCGGCCCAGGGCATGCGGGACTGGGAGGAGGGCGAGACCCAGGTCACCCTCACCAACGTCAGGGCGAGCTCGCCGATCGCCGACTGCGACGCGAGCGTCAACCTCGACTACGGCGGCATCACCTGCCGGATCGACCTGGGCCAGTCGAGCCCGACCGACGTCACCGTCTCGTACGACCTGAAGACCGGAGCCACCGCGGCCGCGTGGAACATCGAGGCCTCCGCGATCTACGGGGTGTACGACTTCGGGACCGGCAACCCCGAGAAGTCCGCGACCTTCCCGATCGTCAGCTCCCGCCCCGTGCCGACGCACTACGCGATGCTCGCCCGGGACAAGAGCGGCAACCTGCTGTGGCACTACGGCACGGGCAAGGCGACGGCCCCCTTCCGCGACTGGACCGAGAACGTCGGCCGCGGCTGGGGCGTCTACAACTCCCTCGCCAAGCTCTCCCCGATCACCGTCCAGGCCAAGGGCGGCGGCATCGTCGGCCGGGACACCTCCGGCGTCCTCTGGTACTACCGGACGACCGGGGTCGACTGGGAGCCGCTCACCGCGCGGACCAAGGTCGGTACCGGCTGGGGCATCTACAACAACCTCACGGGCGTCGGCGACGTGACCGGCGACCGCAAGGCCGACCTGCTCGCCCGTGACGCCTCGGGCGTGCTGTGGCTGTACAAGGGCACCGGCACCACGACCGCGCCGTTCGCCACCCGTGTCCGCGTCGGCTCGGGCTGGGGCGCGTACAACCAGCTGACCGGCCCCGGCGACCTCAACGGCGACGGCAAGGCGGACCTGCTCGCCCGTGACACGACCGGCGCGCTGTGGCTGTACAAGGGCACGGGCGTCGCCACCGCGCCGTTCGCCGCCCGCGTCAAGGTCGGCACGGGCTGGGGCGCCTACCCGCAGCTGACCGGCCCCGGTGACCTCACCGACGACGGCAAGGCCGACCTGGTCGCCCGCGACGCCACCGGCACGTTCTGGCTGTACAAGGGCACGGGCGTCGCGACGGCCCCGTTCGCCGCCCGCGTCAAGATCGGCACGGGCTGGGGCGACACCCCGGGCACCTCGTACAACTACCTGTTCTGA
- a CDS encoding restriction endonuclease encodes MSRRSGGLIGVWAEQQRVAQRQREGQHQAVLRQQRDAERTQRAYERDVARMQREQRAAYKQQREADALRRTQELDQRVAVLESLLVAGCRAPAFGVESLRREETVEPFAPGPLGEPVAMPDQRFYQPQGAWTASGRAQAERDARARFEHGWYAAQAAEARRVEQLAAYRREYDTWAAARIAEIRAHNSGVDGTVAALRAGEPDTVVEFFSAVLFASTAWPEGFPREVSAAYDRAGRGLVLDWDLPGYEVVPEAKGVRYQASTDQEKEVARPVTQRRALYRDVLAQSVLLAVRELFVADRFGALEGVALNGYVGGVDPATGLAGRVCVASVVVERPAFDRLNLELVGAVECLTGALGGRLSAKPDERVAVVPLREPDQVGSAVVVQGDGEEPDLLTMDPIEFEGLVAELFRARGLQAVTTQRSGDGGVDVKALDPDPISGGSIAVQVKRYRNTVPPSAVRDLYGTVQDVGANKGVLVTTSKFGPGSYTFANGKPLTLISGTELVDLLHQHGLRGRLGGPVREAVPASAPASAPAEAAEDFNLLGMVWSGSAALDVCALVCAGNRVLGDEWFVFFNNPATPDGSVAMVAAAPGDRAAVRVGFDALPARADRLVLVAAVDPEVNPDADLGGFTEAGIRLRDDAGTELDRLEVSDGRPGETALVLGSFRRRAGGDWDFVLGGKGYRGGLEELVGDFGIEVE; translated from the coding sequence ATGAGTCGGCGTTCCGGTGGGCTGATCGGGGTGTGGGCCGAGCAGCAGCGGGTGGCGCAGAGGCAGCGGGAGGGGCAGCACCAGGCGGTGCTGCGGCAGCAGCGGGACGCCGAGCGGACGCAGCGGGCGTACGAGCGGGACGTCGCCCGGATGCAGCGGGAGCAGCGGGCCGCGTACAAGCAGCAGCGGGAGGCCGACGCCCTGCGGCGGACGCAGGAGCTCGACCAGCGGGTCGCCGTCCTCGAGTCGCTGCTCGTGGCGGGCTGCCGGGCGCCCGCCTTCGGCGTGGAGTCCCTGCGGCGGGAGGAGACCGTCGAGCCGTTCGCCCCCGGGCCGCTCGGCGAGCCCGTCGCCATGCCCGACCAGCGCTTCTACCAGCCGCAGGGGGCCTGGACCGCGTCCGGGCGGGCCCAGGCCGAGCGGGACGCGCGGGCCAGGTTCGAGCACGGCTGGTACGCGGCGCAGGCCGCCGAGGCGCGGCGGGTCGAGCAACTGGCCGCGTACCGGCGGGAGTACGACACCTGGGCGGCCGCCCGCATCGCCGAGATACGCGCCCACAACAGCGGGGTCGACGGGACCGTCGCGGCCCTGCGGGCCGGGGAGCCCGACACGGTCGTCGAGTTCTTCTCGGCGGTCCTCTTCGCCTCGACCGCCTGGCCCGAGGGCTTCCCCCGGGAGGTGTCGGCCGCCTACGACCGGGCGGGGCGCGGGCTGGTCCTCGACTGGGACCTGCCCGGGTACGAGGTCGTCCCCGAGGCCAAGGGCGTCAGGTACCAGGCGAGCACCGACCAGGAGAAGGAGGTCGCGCGGCCGGTGACGCAGCGGCGGGCCCTGTACCGGGACGTGCTGGCGCAGAGCGTGCTGCTCGCGGTGCGGGAGCTGTTCGTGGCGGACCGGTTCGGGGCGCTCGAAGGGGTGGCCCTGAACGGCTACGTCGGCGGGGTCGATCCCGCCACCGGGCTCGCCGGGCGGGTGTGCGTGGCCTCGGTCGTCGTGGAGCGGCCGGCGTTCGACCGGCTGAACCTGGAGCTCGTCGGTGCCGTGGAGTGCCTCACCGGGGCCCTCGGCGGGCGGCTCTCCGCCAAGCCCGACGAGCGGGTGGCGGTCGTGCCGCTGCGGGAACCCGACCAGGTGGGCTCGGCCGTGGTGGTGCAGGGGGACGGCGAGGAGCCCGACCTGCTCACCATGGACCCGATCGAATTCGAGGGGCTCGTCGCCGAACTGTTCCGGGCGCGGGGGCTCCAGGCGGTGACGACGCAGCGGTCGGGCGACGGCGGGGTCGACGTCAAGGCGCTCGACCCCGATCCGATCAGCGGCGGGTCGATCGCGGTGCAGGTGAAGCGGTACCGGAACACCGTGCCGCCGAGTGCCGTACGGGATCTGTACGGAACCGTGCAGGACGTCGGGGCCAACAAGGGGGTCCTGGTCACCACGTCGAAGTTCGGGCCGGGCTCGTACACCTTCGCCAACGGCAAGCCCCTGACGCTGATCTCGGGGACGGAGCTGGTGGACCTGCTCCACCAGCACGGCCTGCGGGGCCGGCTGGGAGGACCCGTGAGGGAGGCGGTTCCGGCGTCCGCTCCCGCCTCCGCTCCCGCCGAGGCCGCCGAGGACTTCAACCTGCTCGGGATGGTGTGGTCGGGGTCCGCCGCGCTCGACGTCTGCGCGCTGGTCTGCGCCGGGAACCGGGTCCTCGGCGACGAATGGTTCGTCTTCTTCAACAACCCCGCGACGCCCGACGGTTCGGTGGCCATGGTGGCGGCCGCGCCCGGTGACCGCGCGGCCGTACGGGTCGGCTTCGACGCGCTGCCCGCGCGGGCGGACCGGCTGGTCCTGGTGGCGGCCGTGGACCCGGAGGTGAACCCCGACGCGGACCTGGGCGGCTTCACGGAGGCCGGGATCCGGCTGCGGGACGACGCGGGCACCGAGCTCGACCGCCTGGAGGTGTCCGACGGGCGACCGGGGGAGACGGCGCTCGTGCTCGGGTCGTTCCGGCGACGGGCGGGCGGCGACTGGGACTTCGTCCTCGGCGGGAAGGGGTACCGGGGCGGTCTGGAGGAGCTGGTGGGGGACTTCGGGATCGAGGTGGAGTAG
- a CDS encoding NAD(P)/FAD-dependent oxidoreductase: protein MSTVNGGISFWYAQEGAPAPREPLPGDATADVCIVGGGYTGLWTAYYLKKAVPFLNITVLEAKFCGYGASGRNGGWLYNGIAGRDRYAELHGHEAAVRLQQAMNATVTEVLDVCETEKIDADQHRGGVLEVALSPAQLARLKAFHAAELAFGETDREFHGARETADRIRVAGAVGSSWTPHGARLHPVKLVKGLADAVEALGVTIHESTPVTEIKPKHAITPYGTVRAPYVLRCTEGFTASLAGQRRTWLPMNSSMIATEPLTDAQWESIGWDGRETLGDMAHAYMYAQRTADGRIALGGRGVPYRFGSKTDNDGRTQPQTIDALREILVRFFPQLAGVRIDHAWSGVLGVPRDWCATVTLDRSTGLGWAGGYVGSGVATANLAARTLRDLIQQDSGQSGPTDLTALPWVNHKVRKWEPEPLRWLGVQTMYAAFRGADRREATAHSAETDRVAVLANRLSGR, encoded by the coding sequence ATGAGCACGGTCAACGGCGGCATATCGTTCTGGTACGCGCAGGAGGGCGCCCCCGCGCCCCGCGAACCGCTCCCCGGCGACGCCACCGCCGACGTCTGCATCGTCGGCGGCGGCTACACCGGACTGTGGACCGCCTACTACCTCAAGAAGGCCGTCCCCTTCCTCAACATCACCGTCCTCGAAGCCAAGTTCTGCGGCTACGGCGCCTCCGGGCGCAACGGCGGCTGGCTCTACAACGGCATCGCCGGCCGCGACCGCTACGCCGAGCTCCACGGCCACGAGGCCGCCGTCCGCCTCCAGCAGGCCATGAACGCCACCGTCACCGAGGTCCTCGACGTCTGCGAGACCGAGAAGATCGACGCCGACCAGCACCGCGGCGGCGTCCTGGAGGTGGCCCTCTCCCCCGCCCAGCTCGCCCGCCTCAAGGCCTTCCACGCCGCCGAGCTCGCCTTCGGCGAGACCGACCGCGAGTTCCACGGCGCCCGCGAGACCGCGGACCGCATCCGCGTCGCCGGGGCCGTCGGCTCCTCCTGGACCCCGCACGGCGCCCGCCTGCACCCGGTCAAGCTGGTCAAGGGCCTCGCCGACGCCGTCGAGGCCCTCGGCGTCACGATCCACGAGTCGACGCCCGTCACCGAGATCAAGCCGAAGCACGCGATCACCCCGTACGGCACCGTCCGCGCCCCGTACGTCCTGCGCTGCACGGAGGGCTTCACCGCCTCCCTCGCCGGCCAGCGCCGCACCTGGCTCCCCATGAACTCCTCGATGATCGCCACCGAGCCGCTCACCGACGCCCAGTGGGAGTCCATCGGCTGGGACGGCCGCGAGACCCTGGGCGACATGGCCCACGCCTACATGTACGCCCAGCGCACCGCCGACGGCCGCATCGCCCTGGGCGGCCGGGGCGTCCCGTACCGCTTCGGTTCGAAGACCGACAACGACGGCCGCACCCAGCCGCAGACGATCGACGCCCTCCGCGAGATCCTGGTCCGCTTCTTCCCGCAGCTCGCGGGCGTACGGATCGACCACGCCTGGTCCGGCGTCCTCGGCGTCCCCCGCGACTGGTGCGCCACCGTCACCCTCGACCGCTCCACCGGCCTCGGCTGGGCCGGCGGCTACGTCGGCTCCGGCGTCGCCACCGCCAACCTCGCCGCCCGCACCCTCCGCGATCTGATCCAGCAGGATTCGGGCCAGTCGGGTCCCACCGACCTCACGGCCCTCCCCTGGGTCAACCACAAGGTCCGCAAGTGGGAGCCGGAACCCCTGCGCTGGCTCGGCGTCCAGACCATGTACGCCGCCTTCCGGGGCGCCGACCGCCGCGAGGCCACGGCCCACTCGGCGGAGACGGACCGCGTGGCGGTCCTGGCGAACCGCCTGAGCGGCCGCTGA
- a CDS encoding aminoglycoside phosphotransferase family protein has translation MIHVPEELAQSQAKYNGDAGRAFVAGLPARAEEFLGRWGLRVTGPSMYGVASLVLPVERVADGTRAALKMQLLDDETEGEPVGLRLWDGAGVVRLLDHDAPTGTMLLERLDEARPLSTVADTREALRIVAGLLARLVAVPAPEGIRTLGDIAAGMLAQVPEAVARLGADDAAVLRDCAAAVREVAGEPGDRLLHWDLHFGNVLAGEREPWLAIDPKPLAGDPGFELLPALMDRFDPDDALWGFDLLAEVVGDRRRAVAWTLGRVLQNGLWDVADGEPGLDPEQVAFARILLARRA, from the coding sequence GTGATTCACGTACCGGAGGAACTGGCCCAGTCGCAGGCGAAGTACAACGGTGATGCCGGGCGCGCGTTCGTCGCCGGACTGCCCGCACGGGCCGAGGAGTTCCTCGGGCGGTGGGGGCTGCGGGTCACCGGCCCCTCGATGTACGGCGTCGCCTCGCTGGTGCTGCCCGTCGAGCGGGTCGCCGACGGTACGCGGGCAGCGCTGAAGATGCAGTTGCTCGACGACGAGACGGAGGGGGAGCCCGTCGGACTGCGCCTCTGGGACGGGGCCGGCGTCGTACGGCTCCTCGACCACGACGCCCCGACCGGGACCATGCTCCTGGAACGCCTCGACGAGGCCCGGCCGCTGTCCACCGTCGCCGACACCCGCGAGGCCCTCCGGATCGTCGCGGGCCTCCTCGCCCGCCTGGTCGCCGTGCCCGCTCCGGAGGGCATCCGGACGCTCGGGGACATCGCGGCCGGGATGCTCGCCCAGGTGCCCGAGGCCGTGGCGCGGCTCGGCGCGGACGACGCGGCGGTGCTGCGGGACTGCGCGGCGGCCGTACGGGAGGTGGCCGGCGAGCCGGGGGACCGGCTGCTCCACTGGGACCTGCACTTCGGGAACGTCCTGGCGGGCGAGCGGGAACCCTGGCTGGCGATCGATCCGAAGCCGCTGGCCGGGGACCCGGGCTTCGAGCTGCTTCCGGCCCTCATGGACCGCTTCGATCCGGACGACGCGCTGTGGGGGTTCGATCTGCTGGCCGAGGTCGTCGGGGACCGGCGCCGTGCCGTGGCCTGGACGTTGGGCCGGGTCCTGCAGAACGGGCTCTGGGACGTGGCCGACGGCGAGCCCGGCCTCGACCCCGAGCAGGTCGCCTTCGCCCGGATCCTGCTGGCCAGGAGGGCCTGA
- a CDS encoding GNAT family N-acetyltransferase gives MIRTATPADVPVIHALIRDLAAYEKALDEVRATPEQLHEALFGERPAAFAHIAESETGEAVGFALWFLNFSTWRGVHGIYLEDLYVRPEARGGGHGKALLRELARICVERGYERLEWSVLNWNKPSIDFYESLGARPQDEWSVYRLTDGALAELGGVTV, from the coding sequence ATGATCCGTACTGCCACGCCCGCCGACGTCCCCGTCATCCACGCCCTGATCCGCGACCTCGCCGCGTACGAGAAGGCCCTCGACGAGGTCCGCGCGACCCCCGAGCAGCTCCACGAGGCCCTGTTCGGCGAGCGTCCCGCCGCCTTCGCGCACATCGCCGAGTCGGAGACGGGCGAGGCGGTCGGCTTCGCGCTCTGGTTCCTCAACTTCTCGACCTGGCGCGGCGTCCACGGCATCTACCTGGAGGACCTGTACGTCCGCCCGGAGGCCCGCGGCGGCGGTCACGGCAAGGCGCTGCTGCGCGAACTGGCCCGGATCTGCGTCGAGCGCGGCTACGAGCGCCTGGAGTGGTCCGTACTGAACTGGAACAAGCCCTCGATCGACTTCTACGAGTCCCTGGGCGCCCGCCCGCAGGACGAGTGGTCCGTGTACCGGCTGACGGACGGGGCCCTGGCCGAGCTGGGTGGAGTGACGGTGTAG
- a CDS encoding zinc-binding dehydrogenase, producing the protein MHAIRLHAFGPAENLTYEETPDPVPGPGQVRVRVAAAGVHLLDTALREGATGPFPAPTALPTIPGREVAGTVDALGEGTDPAWLGRRVVAHLGMNPGGYAELAVTDAARLHALPDHLGEAEAVAMIGTGRTTLGILGFTELGPDSVAIVPAAAGGIGTLLVQYAKNAGATVIGLAGGPAKTALVEANGADLAVDYKQPDWPEKVRAYLGNRTATVVFDSVGGDTGRAAVDLLGKGGQHLVFGWSGAGLHDGKPLAFTEEELSARGITSESVLGPVMIQKAGGDIRTLELAALDAASTGTLRPAVHRFPLAEAAEAHRALENRGTTGKVVLIP; encoded by the coding sequence ATGCACGCCATCCGCCTCCACGCCTTCGGCCCCGCCGAGAACCTCACCTACGAGGAGACGCCCGACCCCGTGCCGGGCCCCGGCCAGGTCCGCGTCCGGGTCGCGGCGGCCGGTGTGCACCTCCTCGACACCGCCCTCCGCGAGGGCGCCACGGGCCCGTTCCCCGCGCCCACCGCACTCCCCACGATCCCCGGCCGCGAGGTCGCCGGCACCGTCGACGCCCTCGGCGAGGGCACCGACCCGGCCTGGCTCGGCCGGCGGGTCGTCGCCCACCTCGGCATGAACCCCGGCGGCTACGCCGAACTCGCCGTCACCGACGCCGCCCGCCTCCACGCCCTGCCCGACCACCTCGGCGAGGCGGAGGCCGTCGCCATGATCGGCACCGGCCGCACGACGCTCGGCATCCTGGGGTTCACCGAGCTCGGCCCCGACTCGGTCGCGATCGTCCCGGCCGCCGCCGGCGGCATCGGCACCCTGCTCGTCCAGTACGCCAAGAACGCCGGCGCCACCGTCATCGGCCTCGCCGGCGGCCCCGCGAAGACCGCCCTCGTCGAGGCGAACGGCGCCGACCTGGCCGTCGACTACAAGCAGCCGGACTGGCCGGAGAAGGTCCGCGCGTACCTGGGGAACCGCACCGCCACCGTCGTCTTCGACTCGGTCGGCGGCGACACCGGGCGCGCCGCCGTCGACCTGCTCGGCAAGGGCGGACAGCACCTGGTCTTCGGCTGGTCCGGCGCCGGGCTCCACGACGGCAAACCGCTCGCCTTCACCGAGGAGGAGCTCAGCGCCCGCGGGATCACCTCGGAGTCCGTCCTCGGCCCCGTCATGATCCAGAAGGCCGGCGGCGACATCCGTACGCTCGAACTCGCCGCCCTCGACGCGGCGTCCACCGGCACCCTCCGCCCGGCGGTCCACCGCTTCCCGCTCGCGGAGGCGGCGGAGGCCCACCGCGCCCTGGAGAACCGGGGCACGACGGGCAAGGTGGTGCTGATCCCGTAA
- a CDS encoding NAD(P)-binding protein: MRKLTIIGGGFAGLTAAITAAEAGTEVTLHEAHRTLGGRGRTADGPYRTNEGPHALYNGGPHWTWLEQRGLIPPLAVLPTAEALRFRVHRDGAVRRTPPLSLFRQARRSPEQAPVDLDFRTWVTGLAGESTARVAASYSGVALFHHDPGSLSARFVQERLHRAAALPPEAHYIRGGWGELIERMATRARELGVRIETSSRVDVLPLGGGPVIVATALPAAARLLDDPSLTWESGRTVLFDLALRTRKGDPFVVSDLDAPGWVERFTAQDPSLAPAGQQLVQAQLPIGPDASKADGVAHAERLLDLGFPGWREREVWRRESVSQGRTGAVDRPGTTWRDRPAVDRGDGVYLVGDQVAAPGVLSEVSFTSAVEAVSLALRADLVDRHHKHGLDLKRA, encoded by the coding sequence ATGCGGAAGCTCACGATCATCGGCGGCGGCTTCGCCGGACTGACCGCCGCCATCACGGCCGCCGAGGCCGGCACGGAGGTGACCCTCCACGAGGCGCACCGGACGCTCGGCGGCCGGGGCCGTACCGCCGACGGCCCGTACCGCACCAACGAGGGCCCGCACGCGCTCTACAACGGCGGTCCCCACTGGACCTGGCTGGAGCAGCGGGGTCTCATCCCCCCGCTCGCCGTGCTGCCGACCGCCGAGGCACTCCGGTTCCGCGTCCACCGCGACGGCGCCGTGCGCCGCACCCCGCCGCTGAGCCTGTTCCGTCAGGCCCGCCGCAGCCCCGAACAGGCCCCCGTCGACCTCGACTTCCGCACCTGGGTCACCGGTCTCGCGGGCGAGAGCACCGCGCGCGTGGCGGCCTCGTACAGCGGGGTCGCGCTCTTCCACCACGACCCCGGCTCCCTCTCCGCCCGCTTCGTGCAGGAGCGCCTGCACCGGGCCGCCGCCCTGCCGCCGGAGGCGCACTACATCCGGGGTGGTTGGGGCGAGCTGATCGAGCGGATGGCCACGCGCGCGCGTGAGCTCGGCGTACGGATCGAGACCTCCTCCCGGGTCGACGTCCTGCCGCTCGGCGGCGGCCCGGTGATCGTCGCGACCGCGCTGCCCGCCGCCGCCCGGCTCCTCGACGACCCGTCGCTGACCTGGGAGAGCGGCCGTACGGTCCTGTTCGACCTGGCGTTGCGGACCCGGAAGGGCGATCCGTTCGTGGTGTCCGACCTGGACGCGCCCGGCTGGGTCGAGCGGTTCACGGCCCAGGACCCCTCGCTGGCCCCGGCCGGGCAGCAGCTGGTCCAGGCGCAGCTGCCCATCGGCCCCGACGCGTCGAAGGCGGACGGCGTCGCGCACGCCGAGCGGCTGCTCGACCTCGGCTTCCCCGGCTGGCGCGAGCGGGAGGTGTGGCGGCGGGAGTCCGTCTCCCAGGGCCGTACGGGTGCGGTGGACCGGCCGGGCACGACCTGGCGCGACCGGCCGGCCGTCGACCGGGGCGACGGGGTGTACCTGGTGGGCGACCAGGTGGCGGCGCCGGGCGTGCTGTCGGAGGTGTCGTTCACGAGCGCGGTCGAGGCGGTGTCACTGGCCCTGCGCGCGGACCTCGTGGACCGCCACCACAAGCACGGCCTTGACCTCAAGCGCGCTTGA